The sequence TCCCGCACTTCTCACAGACAAGATGGACGTGAGGATGACGACATAGCTCATATTTTTGTTTTTGGTTAGGAACTTTGAGCTCCCGAACGATATTGGCCTCTTGCATAGAGGTGAGATTTTTATAGATCGTTGCTAGAGACATAGAGGGGTAGAGTGTTTTGATATTTTCGTAAATATCCTCAATATTAATGTGACCCGCCTTATGAATCTCCTGCAAAATCGCCATACGCTGAGGCGTGACCTTGAGATGATTCTCTTTGAGTAGTTCTTCAAAATTCATGGCTTGTTCCTTTGGAGCGATTAAGAGGAGCAAAATGCATCCATAGATTATAATCACTCGGCTCTTTTTTCGCAAGGTTAGCAGAAAAAGAAAAGATTGTCAATAATAAAAATTATCAACAAATATTGGTAGAGAAAAAATTCATGGCTTTCATTTAAGCTTTTATAGAGTTTTAAAGCTCTTTTTAGATACAATCGCAGACTTTTTAGGAATTCTTCGTGCGTTTGGCGCTATTTTTGACTATTTTTTAAGGAAGGAGTCGCTTTTTGTTTGACACGCTGACCGAATCGTTTCGAGGGGCTATCAATAAGATTCGTTTTCACGATGATGAAAAGTCTCTAAAAAAGGCTCTAGAGGAGCTTAAAAAAGCTCTACTCAAGGCCGATGTCCACTATAAAGCGGTCAAAGACCTCCTTAAAACCGTTGAAAATGAAACCAAAGCCAAAGGGATTGGTAAAGAGAGTTTTTTGAGTGCTCTGCGCCAAGGACTTTTGGAGATTCTTCAAACCAGTGGCTCCCAAGGATTTGTGTTTGCCTCAAAGCCTCCGACTGTTGTTTTGATGGCGGGACTTCAGGGAAGCGGTAAGACTACCACGACGGCCAAGCTCGCCTCTTTTTTAAAGACCAAAGGCAAAAAAGTACTGATGGCGGCTTGCGACCTCCAGCGACTAGCGGCGGTGGAGCAGCTCAAACAGTTGAGCGCTCAGATCGAGGTTGACCTCTATCATGAAGAGGAGAGTGCCAATCCCGTGCAGATCGCTAAAAACGCCCTTCATCGAGCCAATGAAGGGCTTTATGATGTTCTTTTGGTGGACACCGCGGGACGATTGGCGATTGATGAAGCGCTCATGCAAGAGCTAAAGAGCGTCAAAGAGGCAATTCATCCCCACGAGGTCTTCTATGTGGCCGATAGCTTGAGCGGACAGGATGGAGTGCGAAGTGCAGAGCGATTCCACCAAGAGATGGCGCTAAGTGGTGTGATTTTGAGTAAGTTTGATGGCGATAGTAAAGGGGGCGTGGCGCTCTCGATTGCTTATCAGATCGGGATTCCTCTGCGCTTCATCGGAAGTGGAGAGAAGATTCCTGATTTGGATCCTTTCTTGCCTGACCGAATCGTCAATCGCCTTATGGGGGCGGGTGATATCGAATCTCTTGCAGAGAAGACCTCAGCGGTGATCAGCGAGAAAGAGGCCAAAAACCTCACCAAAAAGATTAAAAAGGGTGAATTTAACTTTAATGACTTTTTGGCGCAGATGGACAATATGAAAAAGCTCGGCTCCATGCAGTCGATTCTCTCGATGTTGCCTGGTATGGGAAGCATGGCGAGCGCGCTCAAGGATGTCGATTTAGATAATTCGCGTGAAATTAAGCAGATACGGGCAATGGTAGCCTCTATGACCCCCAAAGAGAGAGAAGACCCTTCGCTTCTTAATGGAAGTCGGCGCAAAAGAATCGCTCTTGGCTCAGGGATGGAGGTGGCGGATGTGAATCGCGTCATCAAGCAGTTTGATGGAGCGGCTAAGATGGCGAAGAAGTTCTCGGGCAAGCGGGGTATGCAAGACCTCATGGGCCTTATGAATCAATCCAAAATGGGGCGCTTGGGCTAGTTTAAGCCTTAGCCTAGAGCATTGAGGTGTTTTAGGCTAAGATTTAAGCGATTAAATCTAAAAAAATTTTTAACACAACTCAATATCAGGGAGAAACAATATGGCAACCGTTATAAGATTGACAAGACTTGGACGAAAGAAGAAACCTTTTTACCGAATGGTCGTGACTGACAGCCGCAAGAGAAGAGATGGGGGCTGGGTTGAGGCGATTGGATACTATAATCCTCTAGCAGAGACTCCTGTCGTGAAGTTTGATGCAGAGCGACTCAAGTATTGGGTGAGCGTAGGCGCTAAGATGAGTGATCGCGTTGCGACGCTCACGGCTTCTAAGTAAGTTTTGATACAGGGGATCAGGGTTGGTTGAGACTTTCATCGAGGAGTACGCCAAGAAGATCGCACTAGATGCCGATAAGATTAGGGTAGTGAGAGAGGAGATGGAAGAGCATTTTTCTCAAATCACCATCTTTGCTTCCAGCCAAGATGCAGGAAGATTGATCGGCAAGGATGGGCGAATGATTGGCGCGCTTAAAACCTTGGTCTCTGGCTGTAAAGCCAAGGATGGATTCTCCTATAAAATCATCGTCAAGGCGATTGATTAATTTTGGAGAGAATCGAGGTGGCTCGTTTCGGTCGAGCCGTGGGACTTAAAGGAGAGGTCAAGCTCCATCTCTTGACTGACTTTCCCGAGACACTCAAAGGGGGCAAATCCTTCCTTTGGGAGAAGGGAACTTTGACGCTTCGGTCATTCAATCCTCACTCCAATCAGGCGCGCTTTGATGAGATTAATAGTCGCGAAGAGGCCGCTTTGCTCACCAATCATCTGCTTTACACCACCATGGAAAAAACTCTGCAGGAGTGCACCCTGGAAGAGGGCGAGCATTTTTGGTTTGAGATCGTAGGGTGTGAGGTGATGGAAGAGGGCGAGCGGCTTGGTAAGGTGGAGGGAATCGAGCGGCTTGGTGCGGTGGACTACCTCATCATTCAAACCGATCCTCTCCTTCAGAAAGCGCTTGGAATCAAGCGCTTTCTGGTGCCCTATATCGATCGATTCGTGCTTTTGGCGGATGTGAAGAATCGTCTTGTTGAGTGCAGCGGAGCCAAGGGAATCTTGGAGGCGAGCTAGTGAAATTCAGCTTTTTCACGCTCTTTCCTTCGCTTATTTCGGGTTATTTTGAGGATTCGATTCTTAAAAGAGCTAGAGATGAGGGAAGAATCGAGATTGAGTGGGTCAACTTTCGAGAGTTTAGCCAAGACCGCTTCAAAAAGGTGGATGAATATCAAATCGGCGGAGGGGCGGGTTTGGTGATTGAGCCTAGGGTCGTCACCCAAGCCATTTCGGAGCTTAAAGCAAAGAATCAAGACGCCAAAATCCTCTTCTTGCTCCCTGCTGGCAAGCCTTTCACCCATCAAGACGCGTGCCGACTGGCTCAAAAAGAGAGCCATTTAGTGCTTGTGTGCGGGCGCTATGAGGGGATTGATGAGAGGGCGATAGAGGCAAATGCTGATGAAGTTTTCTGCATGGGGGACTATATCCTAACGGGCGGAGAGATTGCAGCTTTGGCTCTGTGCGATGCGGTTTCAAGACAAATTCCCGGAGTGCTTGGAAATGAAGAATCGCTTCAAGGGGAGAGCTTTGACTCTTTTTTGCTTGAAGCGCCCGTCTTTGCAAGGAGCAAAACCCCCGAGGGTCTAAGCGCTCCTTCAGAGTATTCAAAGGGTAATCACGCTAAAATCTGCGCCTTAAAAAGACGGCTATCTTTGGCGAAAACCCAATACTATAGACCGGATCTCTACAAAAAATATAAAATTCAAGAAAGCGACAAGGGCAAAAAATGAGAAATCGATATATAGAGAGCTTTGAAAAAGCGCAAATCGCCGACAAAAACATTCCTCAGTTCAAAGCGGGTGACACTTTGCGTGTAGGCGTAAAGATCCAAGAGGGCGATAAGACAAGGGTTCAAAATTTTGAAGGTATCTGCATCTCTGTTCGTGGAACGGGCACAGGCAAGACTTTCACTATCCGAAAGATGGGCGCCAACAATGTAGGCGTAGAGAGAATCTTCCCCCTTTATAGCGATAGCCTTGAGAGCGTGACTCTTCTTCGTGTGGGTCGAGTTCGAAGAGCCAAGCTCTACTATCTACGCGATCGAAGCGGTAAATCCGCGAGAATTAAGGAGCTCAGGAAGTAACTCTTCCTTCTCCCTCTCCTCTTCTTCTAGCTTCTTAAACTCTTCACAAACGATTCGTAAATTTTCTCTAACTCTTCGCCTCGACTGTCCAACTCTTTGTGATCGCTTTTGAGTGCATGCTCCAAAAGAGCGACTCGCTTGAGCAGGTATTCAAAGAGTTGTTTGTCAATATCAGGTAGTTTGCCCATGTCGCTTGGGTCTTTGCTCCGGCCTTTATCAATCACTCTAGCGGGAATGCCCACAGCGGTTGAATCGGCGGGAACACTCCGAATCACAACGGAGTTGGCACCAATTTTGGAATGGGCTCCAATGGTAATATTGCCGAGGATTTTCGCTCCCGCACCAATCACCACTCCCTCTTCGATGGTGGGATGGCGCTTGGTGCGCTCTAGGCTCACTCCTCCTAGGCTCACCCCTTGATAAATGGTAACATCATCTCCTACGATAGCTGTCTCGCCGATGACCACGCCAATTCCATGATCGATAAAGACACGGCGCCCAATAGTGGCTCCGGGATGAATATCAATATTGGTCACAAACTGGTTGAAAGCCATAAGAATCCGCGCCACTACTCTAAAGCCTCGGCGGTGAAGAGCGTGGGCGAATCGATGGTGGACAATGGCGATGAGGCCTGGATAGTTGAAAAAGAGCTCGACTCTAGAGCGAATCGCGGGATCTTTTTCAAAAACAACGGCGAAGTCCTCTTTGATGATCGAAAAGAACTCTCTAAGGCGACTCACTTGCGCTCTCCGTTGGTGATGGTGCGGAGGTAGCCATTTTCGCTCAGCATCACATAGAGCTGACCCAGCACCTCTTTGCGCGTCTCATCATCAATAAGCTCCGAATCCTCAATTCTCTGCTTGAGGCGGCGCTCAATCTCCTTGGTGTCATAGTCTAGGTCATCAAGTACATCTAGAATCGTCTGCGCCTCCAAGAGGTTGGTGACGGAGTGAGTGCCGTCCTCTTCAAATTCTACGCTTAGCTCGGTGGGGTGAGTGAAGAGGTTGTGACGCATCCCAAGCACCTCTTGGTAGGCTCCCACGAGAAAGAATCCAAGAAAATACTCTTCTGTGGTCACATCCACATCATGCAAAAAGAGCGGCTTGTTAAGGTCAAAGCCGATCTCCCCATCGCTATCGCAGGTGATATCCCAAAGACTCGCTGAGCGTGTGGGGCGTTTGTTAAGGCGATCTAGTGGCATCACGGGGAAGCTCTGTTCCAAGCCCCAATAATCCGGGAGACTTTGGAAAAAGGAGCAATTGAGCAAGTAGCGCTCTTGGACCTGCTCTTGGATACGAATGATGTCGCTGTGATTCTTGTGTTTGAGAATCTTAATCACCTTTTTGATGATGAGGTGAACCAAAATCTCCGTGTTGCTCCGATCTTGAAGGTCGATATAGCCAAGATCAAAAAGAGTGAGGAGCGATTCCATGTGATCAAGACTATCATGCAGATATTCAATCGCATATTTCTCGTTCACTGTGTTGTAGAGCTCGTTGAGTTCTTCGATGAGCTGGGGATTCTTGTCCTTGAGGTGGAGCGCTTTCTCATCGTATTCTTGGGAGAAGAGCTCTAGCACAGGAGCCACAAGAAGTGCATGGCTAGCGGCGATGTAGCGCCCTGATTCGATATAAATGTCAGGTTCGGGCTCTTTTTTGTTTTTGGCAATCTCTTTGAGCGAGAAGACCACATCTCCTGCGAATTCATCCAATGTGTAGTTTCGGTTAGGCGAGCCTTCATGCTGGGTGTATTCGACAGCCAATCCTCCGCCAATATTGACGCTTTTGAGATTCTTTGCTCCCATCTTGCGAAGCTCAGCATAGATGTTGCCCGCCTCTCTCATCGCTTTTTTGAGCGGGGAGATATCGCTAATTTGCGAACCAATGTGAAAGTGAATCATGGTGAATTTTTCGATGAGCTTGTGCTTCTCTAGGAGGCGGATTCCCTCCAAGAGCTCCGTGGAGGTGAGGCCAAACTTGGAGTTGATTCCACCGCTTTTTGCCCAAATACCAATCCCGCTACTGTGAAGTCGGATACGCAGACCAATATTGGGGCAGGGTTTTCCCATCTCTTCGGCCACCTCAATGATTGTCTCTAGCTCATTGAGCCCCTCGATTGTCAAGGTGATCTCGTGCCCCATATTGGCGGCGATGAAACCAAGTGAGATCATCTCCTTGTCTTTAAAGCCATTGACAGTGATGGGTGAGCCTTTGTTGGTGTAGGCCATCGCGATGATGAGCTCCGCCTTGCTGCCCGCCTCAAGACCATAGCAACGATTCTGTGAAAGCTCCACAAGGGGGAGGACAAAATTGGGAAACTGATTGACCTTCAAAGGAAATACCGCTTTGAACTGCCCTTTGTAGTGGTATTGCTTGATGGAGGTTTCAAAGTGGGTGAAAATCTTATCGACCTGCTTTTTGATTAGATGGGGAAATCGGAGCAGCAGAGGCCCTCGATAGCCCTCTTCCCGAACCTTTTTGACAATATCAATGATGGCGGGCTTGGTTTTGTAGTTGATTTTGACCTGTCCGTCTTCAATAATAAAGTCATTGTCCGACCAGAAGTTTATTCCATAATCGACCATGCGTGTCCTTGAGGGGAGATGGAGTCTTAAAAAGTGCGAATTATAGCACTTTTATGTTAGCATTTATTGTATCAAATCGCCAAAAAGAGAGTGCCTAAAAGATGATCGATTTTGACAACCAAACCGACACCAATCTAGACATCACGCTTTTGGAATCCATCGCCACTTTTTTGTCTCCAAGAGAGGTGGAGTTGATTCTGCTTGATGATGAAGCGATGCGTAAGATCAACCAAGAGCATCGGGGGATAGATAAGAGCACCGATGTGCTCTCTTTCCCCCTAGAGGGGGGTGATTTTCTTCCCTTGGGTTCGATACTCCTCTCTATTGATCGAGTGAGGGCGGAAGCAGAGCTGCGGGGTCACTCGATCGAGGCGGAAGCGGCGCTCCTTTTTATTCATGGGATGCTTCATCTCTTGGGGTATGACCATGAGTATGATCAGGGCGAACAGCGTTTCAAAGAGGAGGAGCTCATCACGCGCTTTGGGTTGCCTTCTAGCTTGATTGTGAGGACAGAGGAATTGTAAAGCGATTCCACGCCTTTTGCACGATTGAATCATTACCATGGGGGAAATTTATCGCTAAGGATGGAACCCATGTTAAGAATCGGACTTCTCGCGCTCACTCTTGCGGGCGGACTCTATGCTCAAACTCCTCTTCATATGTACAAAAGCCCCTCTTGTGGTTGTTGTGGACTATGGGGAGGACACATGGAGAAAAATGGCTTCACCCTCAAAGAGACCAAGACCAACAACCTCTATGAGGTGAAAATCAAAGCCAAAGTGCCCTTGGAGCTGGCGAGTTGCCATACGGCTTTTGTGGAGGGGTATATCATCGAAGGGCATGTTCCTGCGGAGGCCGTGAAAGAACTGCTCGCCAAAAGGCCTGAGGGGATTATCGGGATTGCGGTGCCGGGGATGCCTCTAGGAAGTCCTGGAATGGAGCAGGGCGATGTGAAAGATGACTATGATGTGATCGCTTTTGATGCCAAAGGAAATCAGACTCTTTTTAAAAGTTATCGTTTTAGTCGCTAAGGCTCATTCAGGAAGACGCCAGAGAATCTCGCGCTCTCCCTGAACTTTTAAAATCTCATTGGTCTTAGAGAAGTGCCCATTCCCAAAGTATCGATTCCCTGCTAGGGGCGAGGGGTGGGCTGATTCTAAAATCGTGTGTTTTGTAGAGTCAATCAGAACCCTCTTTTCTCTAGCGAAATTCCCCCAAAGCAGAAAAACCACCCCCTTTTTCTTTCTAGAGAGAGCAGAGATGGCGGCATCGGTGAAGGTTTGCCAGCCAAACTTTTGGTGCGATCCTGCTTTGCCCTGTTCCACGCTTAGAATGGCATTGAGCATGAAGACGCCCTGTTTAGCCCAAGAGGTGAGATCGCCATGCTTGGCTGGAGGAATCCCAAGGTCTCGCTCTAACTCTTTATAGACATTGCGGAGCGAGGCGGGGAGGGCAACTCCTTTAGGCACGGAGAAGCAGAGCCCCATGGCTTGATGGGGAGCGTGATAGGGATCTTGGCCCAAGATGACCGCTTTGACCTGATCAAAAGGGGTGAGGTTAAAGGCGTTGAAAAGGAGCGGAGCGGGTGGATAGAGGATCGCCCCGCTGCTCTTGGCTTGAAGGTATGATTCTCGGATGGAATCAAAATAGGGTTTGGTAAATTCCTCTTTCAAGACCTCTTTCCATGAGGGCTCAATCTTGATTCGCTCCAAATCCGCCATAATCAAAAGGGCTATTCAATGATTTTAGGAACGATAAAGTAGTTCTCAGCGCTTTGAGGAGCGTGCTTGAGAATGAGGGCGGGAATCTCTTCGTCATTCATAGGGGTATCTTCTCTCATGGGTGTTTTCCCCTCTAGGGTCGTGAAGGTCGCCTCTAGACCCTCAACCTCTAGCGAGTTGAGGTTCTCGACGAAGTTCACGATCTCTCCAAGCTCAGCCTTGATGGATTCCTTTTTCTCTTCGGGCACCTCAATCATCGCGAGGCTCTCTAGGCGCGCTAGAAGCTTATCATCGATTTGCATCCTCTCTCCTTTATAGTTTTCTTGGGTCGGTGATTTTGCCCTTTAGGGCGCTAGCCGCAGCTACGGCGGAGTTGGCGAGATAGACCTCGGAGCTTCTAGCACCCATTCGGCCGACAAAGTTTCGGTTGGTGGTGGAGACACATCGTTCGTTGTCTCCAAGGATTCCCATGTAGCCGCCAAGGCAAGCGCCACAGGTGGGGTTGCTAATAAGCGCACCCGCTTCTAGGAGGGTGTCGATGAGTCCCTCTTGGTGGGCGTCTTTGTAAATTTGTTGGGTTCCTGGGGTGATGATGAGGCGCACATCGGGATGGACGCGCTTGCCTTTGAGGATTTGAGCGGCGATTCGAAGGTCGCTTAGGCGGCCGTTGGTGCAGCTTCCGATGAAGGCTTGATCGATTTTGAGGTCATCTTTGACCGCTTGGGAGATGCTTTTGCCATTGCTAGGGAGAAAGGGATAGGCGATCACGGGCTCTAGTTTCTCTACATCAATCTCAATCGTCTGCTCATAGAGGGCATCCGCATCCGCCTGATAGTATTTAGGTTCAGCTCGGAGGGATTTTCTTGAGGCAAGGAACTCTTTGGTGATGGAATCAGCAGCGATAATGCCATTTTTGGCTCCCGCTTCAATCGCCATATTGCAAAGAGAGAATCGATCATCCATGCTGAGCTGCTCGATGGTGTCACCTTGGAATTCTAAAGCCTTGTAGAGGGCTCCATCCACGCCGATTTGGCGGATGATCTCCAGGATGAGATCTTTGCCATAGACATGCTCTTGGAGCTTGCCTTTAAAGACCACGCGGATGCTTGGGGGTACCTTGAACCAGTTTTTTCCCGTGATCATGGCGTAGGCAAGATCGGTGCTTCCCATACCCGTGGCAAAGGCGCCAAGAGCACCGTGTGTACAGGTGTGAGAATCGGCCCCAATAATCACATCGCCAGGGAGTACCAACCCTTTTTCGGGGAGGATGGCGTGTTCGATTCCCATATCGCGCTCATCAAAATAGTGTTTTAGCTGATGCTTTTTGGCAAAATCTCGGCTGATTCGCGCTTGATTGGCGCTAGCGATATCCTTGGCGGGGATGAAGTGATCCATGACAATGCAAAATCCATCAGGATTAGCGAGCTTTGTTGCGCCGCTCTCCTCAAAAGCGCGAATAGAGAGGGGCGTGGTGATGTCGTTTCCTATGACCATATCAATAGGCGATTCGATGATTTCGCCCGCGCTCACCTGCTTATTGGTGTGCGCAGAAAAAATTTTCTCGGTGAGAGTCTGTCCCATGAGCGTCCTTGTTAGAGCCAAAATATGGCGCCAATGTTACAGAGTTCTTCGTTAAAAGTTGATAATAATCAAGAATGAGGTAAGCTAAACGCATCCAAAACCAAGCTTTTTTACAAGGAAACTATGATCATGAAGAAAATCGAAGCAGTCATCAAACCCTTCAAACTTGAAGAGGTCAAAAGCGCTCTAGTGGAGCGAGGAATTAGCGGGATGACGGTGAGCGAAGTGAAAGGTTATGGTCGCCAAAAAGGGCATACAGAGCTCTATAGAGGCGCTGAATATGTGGTGGATTTCATCCCCAAGATCAAGCTGGAGATCGTCGTGAGGGATGAGGAGGTCGAAGGAATCATCGAGGCGATTATCAAGAGCGCCAAAACGGGAAAAATTGGCGATGGAAAGATTTTTGTCACGCCCGTAGAGCGCGCGATTCGTATCCGCACCCAAGAGAGCGATGAAGAGGCGATTTGAGGCGAGGAGGATCTCCTCACCTCTAAACTCCCCCCAAGTTAGACTAAAGTAGAATCCCCCAAATCATATTCCATATCCACAACCCACACCAATAAGAGAGAATTTCACGATGAATGCACTCCTTCAAGAGCAAGACCTGCCTGTTTTAGAGTTGATGGCCAAGACCGTCCGATTCCTCGCTGCCGATATGGTTCAAGCTGCCAATAGCGGGCATCCCGGAGCCCCCATGGGATTGGCCGATGTGGTGAGCGTCCTCTCCTTTCACCTGCGCCACTCTCCTAAAAATCCCCAGTGGCTCAATCGCGATCGTCTCGTCTTTAGCGGGGGTCATGCAAGTGCGATGATCTATTCGCTCCTCCATCTTTGGGGCTATGATCTGCCCCTAGAGGAGCTCAAGCGATTTCGCCAAAAAGATTCCAAGACGCCCGGTCACCCTGAGTTTGGACATACAGCGGGTGTAGAGATCACCACGGGACCTCTAGGGCAGGGCGTGGCCAATGCAGTGGGCTTTGCAATGGCGTCTAAATATGCCGCTCACCTGCTCAATAGCGAAGAAACAACGCTCATTGATCATAAGGTCTATTGTCTTTGTGGTGATGGAGATTTGGAGGAGGGAATCAGCTATGAGGCCTGCTCTCTAGCGGGACACCACCAATTGGACAATTTGATTCTCATTTATGATTCTAACAATATCACCATTGAGGGCGAGCTCTCTTTGGCCTTTAGCGAAGATGTGAAGGGGCGATTTGAGGCGCAAGGATGGGAGGTCTTTGAGGTGTGCGGTCATGACGTTTTGGCGATTCATAAAGTGTTTAGCGAGGCCAAGCGAGCGGATAAACCTGTGCTCATCATCGCCAAGACTACGATTGCTAAAGGGTGCAAGACAATGGAGGGGTATGCTAAAACGCATGGAGCACCCCTAGGCGAGGAGGAGATTCGTGCCTCTAAGGAGAAAAACGGCTTTGACCCAAGCGAGAAGTTCTATATCCCTGAGGCGGCTCTTTTGCGTTTTAGGAATGCTCTTGAGATGGGGGAGACGATGGAGAATCTCTGGAATGAGAAACTCCAAAAGGCCCCAAAAGAGAAGAAACAACTCCTTGAGCAGCTCCTCTCCCCTGATTTCTCGGCGGTCGATTTCCCCGTTTTTGAAGAGGGCAAAAAGATCGCCACGCGAAGTAGCAATGGAGAGATTCTCAATCGCCTCTCTAGTGCTCTTCCGGGCTTTATCGGGGGGAGTGCTGATCTAGCCCCCTCTAACAACACCGACCTTAAAGGGGCGGGCAACTTCCCTATGGGGAAAAATTTCCACTTTGGAATCAGGGAGCACTCTATGGCGGCGATCACTAATGCGATTGCCAATTATGGGCTCTTTATGCCTTTTTGCGCGACCTTTTTTGTCTTTAGCGACTACATGGCGCCCTCAGTGAGGGTCGCCTCCATCATGGGTGCGAAAAATTACTTCATTTGGACGCACGATAGCATCGGCGTAGGCGAAGATGGAGCGACTCACCAGCCTATTGAGCAGCTCACCCACTTCCGTGCCATGCCTGGACTCTATCTCTTTAGACCCGCTGATGCCAATGAAAATGTCGCCTGCTGGCAGGTCGCCCTCCGCCTCAAAGCCCCTTGCGCCTTCGTCCTCTCCAGGCAGAATCTCCCCGTGCTTCCAAGGGTTGAGAGTGAGAAAGTGGCCAAGGGAGCCTACACGATTAGGGCGTGTGAAAATCCAGCGATCGTGCTTCTAGCCACGGGTAGCGAGGTCTCTCTTGCTCTGGAGACGGCGGAAGTTTTGGCCAAAGAGGGGGTGAGTGTTAATGTGGTGAGCGCCCCTTGCTTTGATCTTTTGGTCGCACAGGATAAGCGCTATCTCCGCTCCCTCTTTCCTGAAGGAGCCAAGGTGATCGCCATCGAGGCCTCTAGGGGATTGGAGTGGTATCGTTTTGCGGATGAGGTGATAGGAATGGATAGCTTTGGCGCTTCAGCCCCTGGGGATGAGCTTTTTGCACACTTTGGATTCACAGTGGAGAATCTTCTCTCCAAAGCCAAAGAGCTTTTGGGACGCTAAAAGCGTGCTAGAGAGGCCGACTCTTTATCTCTTCTCCACGGGGAGGGCGCTAGAGGGATTTTATCGAGCGCAGGATGAGGGCTTTTTGCCCTATGCGATGACCTTTGAAGGGTTTCTCTCTACGATTAGACTTTTTCCTCAAAAAAAGCGCCTCCCCTCCTCTTTGCGCCCTCTTTTTCTCTCCATTGCCGCCTCCAAGGTCGAGGTGGAACGCCTCGGATTTGAATCAAACTTCCTCTCTTTTTTGGAGAACTCCCCCTTTTTCCTCTCCTTTTTTGATGAGCTCGCCTCCGTGGGAGTCTCTTTGCCCTCGCTCGCCTCCTTTGATGTTTATGATGAGTATGGAGATCACCTTGGGGTTTTAGAGCGTCTTTTGGAGGCCTACAAGAGCGAGCTTGAAGGGTTTGGCTACATTGATGAAGCACTCTTTGAGGCAGAATTTTACGAGGAGTTTGTGCGGGGGTATGGAGAGATTCGATTCCTGGTGGAGGGTTTTTTGAGTCTCAAAGAGATGGAGCTCTTAAACCAAGTCGCCTCAATCACCCCTTTGGTGGTCACCTTGGAGATTGATGGCTACAACCTTGACTACTATCGCCGTTTGGGGATGACCAAAGAGGAGCTGGAGCGAAATTATCGCTATGAGATAG comes from Wolinella succinogenes DSM 1740 and encodes:
- a CDS encoding Fur family transcriptional regulator; translation: MNFEELLKENHLKVTPQRMAILQEIHKAGHINIEDIYENIKTLYPSMSLATIYKNLTSMQEANIVRELKVPNQKQKYELCRHPHVHLVCEKCGKIEDLHISYDELMQNCIKESGYQIREASLAMIGLCPECQAK
- the ffh gene encoding signal recognition particle protein, encoding MFDTLTESFRGAINKIRFHDDEKSLKKALEELKKALLKADVHYKAVKDLLKTVENETKAKGIGKESFLSALRQGLLEILQTSGSQGFVFASKPPTVVLMAGLQGSGKTTTTAKLASFLKTKGKKVLMAACDLQRLAAVEQLKQLSAQIEVDLYHEEESANPVQIAKNALHRANEGLYDVLLVDTAGRLAIDEALMQELKSVKEAIHPHEVFYVADSLSGQDGVRSAERFHQEMALSGVILSKFDGDSKGGVALSIAYQIGIPLRFIGSGEKIPDLDPFLPDRIVNRLMGAGDIESLAEKTSAVISEKEAKNLTKKIKKGEFNFNDFLAQMDNMKKLGSMQSILSMLPGMGSMASALKDVDLDNSREIKQIRAMVASMTPKEREDPSLLNGSRRKRIALGSGMEVADVNRVIKQFDGAAKMAKKFSGKRGMQDLMGLMNQSKMGRLG
- the rpsP gene encoding 30S ribosomal protein S16; this encodes MATVIRLTRLGRKKKPFYRMVVTDSRKRRDGGWVEAIGYYNPLAETPVVKFDAERLKYWVSVGAKMSDRVATLTASK
- a CDS encoding KH domain-containing protein, which translates into the protein MVETFIEEYAKKIALDADKIRVVREEMEEHFSQITIFASSQDAGRLIGKDGRMIGALKTLVSGCKAKDGFSYKIIVKAID
- the rimM gene encoding ribosome maturation factor RimM (Essential for efficient processing of 16S rRNA), whose translation is MERIEVARFGRAVGLKGEVKLHLLTDFPETLKGGKSFLWEKGTLTLRSFNPHSNQARFDEINSREEAALLTNHLLYTTMEKTLQECTLEEGEHFWFEIVGCEVMEEGERLGKVEGIERLGAVDYLIIQTDPLLQKALGIKRFLVPYIDRFVLLADVKNRLVECSGAKGILEAS
- the trmD gene encoding tRNA (guanosine(37)-N1)-methyltransferase TrmD, with the protein product MKFSFFTLFPSLISGYFEDSILKRARDEGRIEIEWVNFREFSQDRFKKVDEYQIGGGAGLVIEPRVVTQAISELKAKNQDAKILFLLPAGKPFTHQDACRLAQKESHLVLVCGRYEGIDERAIEANADEVFCMGDYILTGGEIAALALCDAVSRQIPGVLGNEESLQGESFDSFLLEAPVFARSKTPEGLSAPSEYSKGNHAKICALKRRLSLAKTQYYRPDLYKKYKIQESDKGKK
- the rplS gene encoding 50S ribosomal protein L19 — its product is MRNRYIESFEKAQIADKNIPQFKAGDTLRVGVKIQEGDKTRVQNFEGICISVRGTGTGKTFTIRKMGANNVGVERIFPLYSDSLESVTLLRVGRVRRAKLYYLRDRSGKSARIKELRK
- the cysE gene encoding serine O-acetyltransferase — translated: MSRLREFFSIIKEDFAVVFEKDPAIRSRVELFFNYPGLIAIVHHRFAHALHRRGFRVVARILMAFNQFVTNIDIHPGATIGRRVFIDHGIGVVIGETAIVGDDVTIYQGVSLGGVSLERTKRHPTIEEGVVIGAGAKILGNITIGAHSKIGANSVVIRSVPADSTAVGIPARVIDKGRSKDPSDMGKLPDIDKQLFEYLLKRVALLEHALKSDHKELDSRGEELEKIYESFVKSLRS
- the speA gene encoding arginine decarboxylase, encoding MVDYGINFWSDNDFIIEDGQVKINYKTKPAIIDIVKKVREEGYRGPLLLRFPHLIKKQVDKIFTHFETSIKQYHYKGQFKAVFPLKVNQFPNFVLPLVELSQNRCYGLEAGSKAELIIAMAYTNKGSPITVNGFKDKEMISLGFIAANMGHEITLTIEGLNELETIIEVAEEMGKPCPNIGLRIRLHSSGIGIWAKSGGINSKFGLTSTELLEGIRLLEKHKLIEKFTMIHFHIGSQISDISPLKKAMREAGNIYAELRKMGAKNLKSVNIGGGLAVEYTQHEGSPNRNYTLDEFAGDVVFSLKEIAKNKKEPEPDIYIESGRYIAASHALLVAPVLELFSQEYDEKALHLKDKNPQLIEELNELYNTVNEKYAIEYLHDSLDHMESLLTLFDLGYIDLQDRSNTEILVHLIIKKVIKILKHKNHSDIIRIQEQVQERYLLNCSFFQSLPDYWGLEQSFPVMPLDRLNKRPTRSASLWDITCDSDGEIGFDLNKPLFLHDVDVTTEEYFLGFFLVGAYQEVLGMRHNLFTHPTELSVEFEEDGTHSVTNLLEAQTILDVLDDLDYDTKEIERRLKQRIEDSELIDDETRKEVLGQLYVMLSENGYLRTITNGERK
- the ybeY gene encoding rRNA maturation RNase YbeY, with protein sequence MIDFDNQTDTNLDITLLESIATFLSPREVELILLDDEAMRKINQEHRGIDKSTDVLSFPLEGGDFLPLGSILLSIDRVRAEAELRGHSIEAEAALLFIHGMLHLLGYDHEYDQGEQRFKEEELITRFGLPSSLIVRTEEL